The Leptospira harrisiae sequence GCATCCAGGATGGTGACCGGATTTGTTTGGATCGAATCGACAATAGATTGTAAGGCGGTGAGTACGGGGAATGGATCCAAAGGTTGTGACACTTTTATTCTTATAGAAGAGGGTTGATTTCCTTATGAAAAAATCAAACAATTTGTAATTTATTTTAAGAAATCGCAAGAATCGGGTTTCCAACATCCATCGAATTCGTTAAGATTTCCTTGTGGATTCCAATCACAAACACTACGAAATCATTAAAAACTCCATCGAATATGTTCTGGAGCATTTTGAAGAACAACCGAATTTAGAAGTTTTGGCAGAAAGAGTTTCTTTAAGTCCTTTTCATTTCCAAAAAGTATTTCGGACCTGGGCCGGCGTATCACCTAAAGAATTTTTACAGTTTGTTACTGTATCTCACGCCAAACAACTGCTAAAAGAGGAAAATCTTTTGGACACTACCTATTCTCTCGGATTATCAAGTACTGGACGATTACATGATTTATTTGTCAAATTGGAAGCCATGACTCCTGGTGAATTCAAAAAAGGAGGGGAAGGAATTGTATTACAATACGAAGTATTTACTTCTTTGTTTGGAGAAATTCTATTAGTTTCTTCTGAACGAGGAATCCAGTCCCTTCAATTTATTGATTCCTTGGACCAAGGGATTGTTGATATAAAAAAAGAATTTCCGAATGCAATTTGGAAAGAAGGAGGATCAAAGGAACACCAAAAATTAAAAGACTACTTTCAAAATTTTGTGATTCCAGAAACGCCCATCCCACTTTATCTTTATGGAACCGAATTCCAATTTAAAGTTTGGAAATCTTTATTAAAAATACCAATGGGAAATCTTTGTACTTATGGAGACATTGCGGAGTCCATAGGACAAACGTCTGCACAAAGGGCAGTGGGAACGGCAATCGGTAAGAATCCCATTGCTTATTTAATCCCATGCCATCGTGTAATCCAATCTTCAGGTTTGTTTGGTGGCTACAGGTGGGATCCAAATCGGAAACGAATGATCATTGCTTGGGAACAGTCTAAACTTGTTTCACCAAACAATGAATTGCCGTAACGACTTAAATTATATTCTTAAAAATCAAATGGATCCTTATATTGGTTTTACGCCAAATGTCTTGTGTGAGAGACTAAAAAGAATCCTACCAGTAAAAAACTTTGGGCTATGAGGTAAGTGACCCAAGGAACTTGGAACTCCCATTTGGGGTGTCTTGTACCATTGATCGTGGTTTCTCCCATCACAGCATCGGAAAGAAGGAAAAAACCAGCACCAATGGCTAAATACATCCAAACTCCACCAAATACCAAATAGGCGTTAATACAGAGGGAAACAAAAAAACACAAAACCAGCCCATATACAAAGGCAGAAGTCATTACCCATTTGGAACGATTGGGGTTATAAACTCGGAAATAAAAAATCAACGCTGGTAGAATTAATAAAACGATAGTGATGGCATAAGGTAAAACACCATTGTAGATTTCATTCCATGTGGTTAATTTCCAAAAGGATAACAAAAAGAAAACTTGAGCAATGGCAAAACTAAAGATTCCACCGAGGACCGGATCTTCCATTTGCTTTTTGGCCATTGGGAACTGGAGGTTAAACCAATCACCTAAAAATGAAAACCCAATCGCATACAAAGGATAAGAAAACCGTGCATGACCCAATTGAAATAATAACCATGCAAAAAGCAGAATTTGAAAGGAAAATCCGAGATAAACCCCTCTGGAATGTTCTAATCGATTGAGTGGATTTGTCTCTCCTTGGATCGTATACCAATGAATACAAAAGCCGGAGATGATTGCTAAAGGAATGGTTGTGAGAATTAAGTAGTATACCATGCTGTATCTTACCACCCTGAATCAGAAAAAGCAAACGATAGTTGAATTCTTATGATTCTTTTGTGAAATAATTTAGGAGATTAACTCCATAATAATATGTGGATTATCATGATTGTAGGCTG is a genomic window containing:
- a CDS encoding methylated-DNA--[protein]-cysteine S-methyltransferase produces the protein MDSNHKHYEIIKNSIEYVLEHFEEQPNLEVLAERVSLSPFHFQKVFRTWAGVSPKEFLQFVTVSHAKQLLKEENLLDTTYSLGLSSTGRLHDLFVKLEAMTPGEFKKGGEGIVLQYEVFTSLFGEILLVSSERGIQSLQFIDSLDQGIVDIKKEFPNAIWKEGGSKEHQKLKDYFQNFVIPETPIPLYLYGTEFQFKVWKSLLKIPMGNLCTYGDIAESIGQTSAQRAVGTAIGKNPIAYLIPCHRVIQSSGLFGGYRWDPNRKRMIIAWEQSKLVSPNNELP
- a CDS encoding lysoplasmalogenase family protein, with amino-acid sequence MVYYLILTTIPLAIISGFCIHWYTIQGETNPLNRLEHSRGVYLGFSFQILLFAWLLFQLGHARFSYPLYAIGFSFLGDWFNLQFPMAKKQMEDPVLGGIFSFAIAQVFFLLSFWKLTTWNEIYNGVLPYAITIVLLILPALIFYFRVYNPNRSKWVMTSAFVYGLVLCFFVSLCINAYLVFGGVWMYLAIGAGFFLLSDAVMGETTINGTRHPKWEFQVPWVTYLIAQSFLLVGFFLVSHTRHLA